A window of Argopecten irradians isolate NY chromosome 1, Ai_NY, whole genome shotgun sequence contains these coding sequences:
- the LOC138310252 gene encoding uncharacterized protein YqhO-like: MGNTQNHENVETEIDDEEEEMEVSPPSELELRARQINPAEQHYPFENIVLEGGGSKGGAYCGVIRVLEEIGLYPQIKRFSGTSAGAITAALLAAGYNSYEIEKFMKNDISMNLMLDGSFPWRMATYIPRLFNGYGLSGATQFNKWLGEKLREKAGSADVTFEQLYKISGKEL; the protein is encoded by the exons ATGGGAAATACACAGAATCACGAAAACGTAGAGACCGAGATCGACGACGAGGAGGAGGAGA TGGAGGTTTCACCTCCAAGTGAGCTGGAACTGCGAGCCAGACAAATCAATCCAGCGGAACAGCACTACCCATTTGAAAACATCGTACTTGAAGGCGGTGGTAGCAAGGGCGGTGCATATTGTGGGGTAATTCGT gtTTTGGAAGAGATTGGCTTATATCCCCAAATCAAACGTTTCTCAGGAACCAGTGCCGGGGCAATTACTGCTGCATTGCTTGCCGCGGGCTATAATTCATATGAGATTGAGAAATTCATGAAGAATGACATCTCCATGAATTTAATGTTAG ACGGCTCATTTCCTTGGAGAATGGCCACATATATACCTCGCCTCTTCAATGGGTACGGCCTCAGTGGTGCGACACAGTTTAACAAATGGTTGGGCGAGAAGCTCCGAGAAAAAGCAGGCAGTGCCGATGTAACATTTGAGCAA CTTTACAAAATCAGCGGAAAAGAACTCTAA